From Desulfosalsimonas propionicica, the proteins below share one genomic window:
- the lpxC gene encoding UDP-3-O-acyl-N-acetylglucosamine deacetylase: MGLYKYQRTLAAPVSFTGQGVHSGRTVHLNIEPAPPNFGIKFRRTDLPARPTVAGHFNRVVDTSLATVIGENGCIVSTIEHLMATFAGLSIDNAIVELDDYELPIMDGSAAVFTRGIRETGIAEQEAPRFYFWIQKPIFLEDGDKSVCVYPDRRQKITCSIDFDHPAIGRQRLEIELDENRFETELAGARTFGFMHEMEMLKFYGLARGGSLDNAVAIDKNGVVNEEGLRWPDEFVRHKILDCIGDFSLLGIPIVGHIVLHKSGHNFNHEFLKTFFRHKQCWKTTTLEQFEAAAG; encoded by the coding sequence ATGGGACTTTATAAATATCAACGGACCCTGGCTGCACCAGTGTCGTTTACCGGCCAGGGCGTGCATTCCGGAAGAACTGTACACTTAAACATTGAGCCGGCGCCGCCAAACTTCGGCATTAAATTCCGGCGTACGGATTTGCCCGCCAGGCCCACAGTGGCCGGTCATTTCAACCGGGTGGTGGACACCAGCCTGGCCACCGTCATCGGGGAAAACGGGTGCATCGTCTCAACCATTGAGCACCTGATGGCCACATTTGCAGGTCTTTCCATTGACAACGCCATCGTGGAACTCGATGATTACGAGCTGCCCATCATGGACGGCAGTGCAGCGGTATTTACCCGGGGCATACGGGAAACGGGCATTGCAGAACAAGAGGCCCCGCGGTTTTACTTCTGGATCCAAAAACCGATCTTTCTGGAAGACGGAGATAAATCGGTGTGCGTCTATCCAGACCGCAGGCAGAAAATCACCTGCTCCATTGACTTCGACCATCCGGCCATCGGCCGGCAGCGCCTTGAAATCGAATTGGACGAAAATCGGTTTGAAACCGAGCTCGCCGGGGCCAGGACCTTCGGGTTCATGCATGAAATGGAGATGCTAAAATTCTACGGCCTGGCCAGGGGGGGGTCGCTGGACAATGCCGTTGCCATTGACAAAAACGGCGTGGTCAATGAAGAAGGCCTGCGCTGGCCCGACGAATTTGTCCGGCACAAGATTCTTGACTGCATCGGCGATTTTTCCCTTCTGGGAATCCCCATTGTCGGCCACATTGTGTTACACAAATCCGGCCACAACTTTAACCACGAATTTTTAAAGACCTTTTTCAGGCATAAGCAATGCTGGAAAACCACGACCCTCGAACAATTCGAAGCAGCTGCCGGGTAA
- a CDS encoding CoB--CoM heterodisulfide reductase iron-sulfur subunit A family protein, which produces MSEAQGAPFSGSILVVGGGISGLTTALEAAEVGYEVFIVEKNPYLGGRVAQLKQYFPKLCPPTCGLEINFRRIKDNPRIKFFTLADVEKVDGSPGNYNVSIKLNPRYVNENCTCCGACADACQTEIPNEFNFGMDKTKGAFLPHEMAFPNRYVISSRIMGTEDAQRCKEACPYDAVDLEMQAKTMDLNVGAIVWATGWEPYDASKIDNLGFGQYPNIVTNMMLERLAAPNGPTKGQILRPSDNQAPKSVAFVQCAGSRDENHLPYCSYICCMASLKHATYIREQYPDAKVYIFYIDMRAPGYRYERFYEKVKADENVVFIKGKVAAVEDGGNGQVTLVAEDAVSGEKLHQTVDMAVLATGMQPTAVNAKLPAADLNYTEDGFIINDLDKGGMFATGCANRPADVMMSNQNATGIALKAIQTMMKR; this is translated from the coding sequence ATGAGTGAAGCGCAAGGAGCCCCGTTTAGCGGAAGCATCTTGGTGGTCGGCGGCGGCATCAGCGGACTGACCACGGCTCTGGAAGCCGCGGAAGTGGGCTATGAAGTCTTTATTGTCGAGAAAAATCCTTATCTGGGCGGACGGGTTGCTCAATTAAAGCAGTATTTCCCCAAATTATGCCCCCCCACCTGCGGCCTGGAAATTAATTTTCGCCGGATCAAGGACAATCCCAGAATCAAATTTTTCACCCTGGCAGATGTCGAAAAAGTTGACGGCTCGCCGGGCAATTACAATGTGAGCATCAAGCTCAATCCCCGCTATGTCAATGAGAATTGCACCTGTTGCGGCGCCTGCGCCGATGCCTGCCAGACGGAAATCCCAAATGAATTCAATTTTGGCATGGACAAGACCAAAGGCGCATTTCTTCCCCATGAAATGGCTTTTCCCAACAGGTATGTCATTTCTTCCAGGATTATGGGCACTGAAGATGCGCAGCGGTGCAAGGAAGCCTGCCCCTATGATGCGGTGGATCTGGAAATGCAGGCCAAAACCATGGATCTCAATGTGGGCGCCATTGTCTGGGCAACCGGCTGGGAGCCCTATGATGCATCCAAAATTGATAACCTGGGTTTTGGTCAGTACCCCAACATCGTCACCAATATGATGCTGGAGCGGTTGGCTGCGCCAAACGGCCCCACCAAGGGACAGATTCTGCGGCCTTCAGACAACCAGGCCCCCAAAAGCGTTGCCTTTGTTCAGTGCGCCGGCTCCAGGGATGAAAACCATTTGCCGTACTGTTCCTATATCTGCTGTATGGCTTCACTGAAGCACGCCACTTATATCCGGGAGCAGTATCCGGATGCCAAAGTCTATATCTTCTATATTGATATGCGGGCGCCCGGCTACCGGTATGAAAGGTTCTACGAGAAAGTCAAGGCCGATGAAAACGTCGTGTTCATCAAGGGCAAGGTTGCGGCCGTGGAAGACGGCGGCAACGGACAGGTGACCCTTGTGGCCGAGGATGCGGTCAGCGGGGAAAAGCTTCATCAGACCGTGGATATGGCGGTTCTGGCCACTGGCATGCAGCCCACGGCCGTCAATGCCAAGTTGCCGGCCGCTGATCTGAACTACACGGAAGACGGCTTCATCATCAATGACCTGGATAAGGGCGGCATGTTTGCCACCGGGTGTGCCAACCGGCCAGCCGATGTCATGATGTCCAATCAGAATGCGACCGGTATTGCCTTAAAGGCAATTCAAACCATGATGAAGCGGTAG
- the aprA gene encoding adenylyl-sulfate reductase subunit alpha, whose protein sequence is MALPNKPKGELKAVRDPEVEEKEVDVLIVGGGMAACGAAFEAKKWADSESVLLVDKAALERSGAVAQGLSAINTYIGDNTPDDYVRMVRNDLMGIVREDLIFDLGCHVDDSVHLFEEWGLPVWKKSPEGKNLDGKKGLKQGTLKSGAQPVRTGKWQIMINGESYKRIVAEAAKKALGDDNILERVFIVELLLDKNKENQIAGAVGFSVRENKVYIIKAKTMMVACGGAVNIYQPRSVGEGKGRAWYPVWNSGSTYTLCMKVGAELSMMENRFTPARFKDGYGPVGAWFLLFKAKALNGLGESYVASDAAKKELEFYAPYGTAAITPTCLRNHLMLFEMKAGRGPILMDTVTALAELGKSLDKKELKHLESEAWEDFLDMTCGQANLWCATNTEPEKKNSELMPTEPYLLGSHSGCCGLWTSGPDYDWVPDSFKIKADNGKVYNRMTTVNGLFTSGDGVGCSGHKFSSGSHAEGRMAAKQMVRYAKDHADYSPELALSKDEIVDMVYKPVRTYLDNCEYTTAEDINPNYLKPEGMMYRLMKATHEYGAGTATFYETTSKNLEIVMDLLEVMREDCEKLAAGDLHELMRAWEIYHRIWTVESHLRHIQFRKETRYPGFYYQSDYPNQDDENWFCFTNSKYDPKAQKWDTFKRDYVQIIPD, encoded by the coding sequence ATGGCATTACCGAATAAACCCAAGGGTGAACTCAAGGCCGTGAGAGATCCGGAAGTTGAGGAGAAAGAAGTCGACGTCCTGATTGTAGGCGGTGGCATGGCGGCTTGCGGCGCTGCATTTGAAGCAAAGAAGTGGGCTGACAGTGAATCCGTTCTGCTCGTGGACAAGGCTGCGCTGGAGCGCTCCGGTGCTGTAGCGCAGGGGCTTTCCGCAATCAATACCTATATCGGCGACAATACACCCGATGATTATGTCCGCATGGTCAGAAACGACCTGATGGGCATTGTCCGCGAAGACCTGATTTTTGACCTGGGCTGCCACGTGGATGATTCCGTTCATTTGTTTGAGGAATGGGGTCTGCCCGTATGGAAGAAATCCCCGGAAGGCAAGAACCTCGACGGCAAAAAGGGTCTGAAACAGGGCACCCTGAAGTCCGGCGCACAGCCTGTCCGCACGGGTAAATGGCAGATCATGATCAACGGCGAATCCTATAAGCGGATCGTTGCCGAAGCCGCCAAAAAGGCCCTGGGCGACGACAACATCCTGGAGCGGGTTTTCATCGTTGAGCTGCTTCTTGACAAAAACAAGGAAAATCAGATCGCCGGCGCGGTGGGTTTTTCCGTGCGTGAAAACAAAGTCTACATCATCAAGGCCAAAACCATGATGGTGGCCTGCGGCGGCGCAGTCAACATTTACCAGCCGCGGTCAGTGGGCGAAGGCAAGGGCCGTGCATGGTACCCGGTATGGAACTCCGGTTCCACCTATACCCTGTGCATGAAGGTCGGTGCAGAGCTGTCCATGATGGAAAACCGGTTCACCCCGGCGCGCTTCAAAGATGGTTACGGCCCCGTGGGCGCATGGTTCCTGCTGTTTAAGGCCAAAGCCCTCAACGGCCTGGGTGAGTCCTATGTTGCCAGCGACGCAGCCAAAAAAGAGCTTGAATTCTATGCGCCTTACGGCACTGCCGCCATCACCCCGACCTGTCTGCGTAACCACCTGATGCTCTTTGAGATGAAGGCCGGCCGTGGTCCGATCCTCATGGACACCGTGACCGCTCTGGCAGAACTCGGCAAATCCCTGGACAAGAAGGAACTCAAGCATCTTGAGTCCGAAGCCTGGGAAGACTTCCTGGACATGACATGTGGCCAGGCCAACCTGTGGTGCGCCACCAACACCGAACCGGAAAAGAAAAACTCCGAGCTTATGCCCACCGAGCCGTACCTGCTGGGTTCGCACTCGGGTTGCTGCGGTCTGTGGACCTCCGGCCCGGATTATGACTGGGTCCCGGATTCTTTCAAGATCAAGGCGGACAACGGCAAGGTTTACAACCGCATGACCACTGTCAACGGTCTGTTCACCTCCGGCGACGGCGTGGGCTGCTCCGGCCACAAGTTCTCCTCCGGCTCCCATGCTGAAGGACGTATGGCCGCCAAGCAGATGGTTCGTTATGCCAAGGATCACGCTGACTACAGCCCCGAGCTGGCCCTGAGCAAGGACGAGATCGTGGACATGGTCTACAAGCCGGTCCGGACTTATCTGGACAATTGCGAATACACCACGGCTGAAGACATCAACCCGAACTACCTCAAGCCCGAGGGCATGATGTACCGGCTGATGAAGGCCACCCATGAATACGGCGCAGGTACCGCTACCTTCTATGAAACCACCAGCAAAAACCTTGAGATCGTCATGGATCTGCTGGAGGTCATGCGTGAAGACTGCGAAAAACTGGCCGCCGGGGACCTGCATGAGCTGATGCGCGCCTGGGAAATTTATCACCGCATCTGGACGGTGGAATCCCACCTGCGGCACATCCAGTTCCGTAAAGAAACCCGGTACCCGGGCTTCTACTATCAGTCGGACTACCCGAACCAGGATGACGAGAACTGGTTCTGCTTCACCAACTCCAAGTATGATCCCAAGGCCCAGAAATGGGATACTTTCAAGCGGGATTATGTCCAGATCATTCCCGATTAA
- the aprB gene encoding adenylyl-sulfate reductase subunit beta: MPSFVITEKCDGCKGGDKTACMYICPNDLMVLEPNTMKAYNQEPDQCWECFSCVKICPTQAIEVRGYADFVPLGSSIYPMLGTEDVMWTCKFRNGLVKRFKFPIRTTPEGEANAYNDLKGKDLESDLLSTEEADGYQVPKPQATV; the protein is encoded by the coding sequence ATGCCAAGTTTCGTCATTACCGAAAAATGCGACGGCTGCAAGGGCGGGGACAAGACAGCATGTATGTACATTTGTCCCAACGACTTGATGGTCCTCGAACCCAACACCATGAAAGCTTATAACCAGGAGCCCGATCAGTGCTGGGAATGTTTTTCCTGCGTAAAAATCTGCCCCACCCAGGCCATTGAAGTCCGCGGCTATGCCGATTTCGTTCCTCTGGGAAGCAGCATCTATCCCATGCTGGGAACCGAAGATGTCATGTGGACCTGTAAGTTCAGAAACGGCTTGGTCAAACGCTTCAAGTTCCCCATCCGGACCACTCCCGAAGGCGAAGCCAATGCCTACAACGACTTGAAAGGCAAGGATCTCGAAAGCGACCTGCTGTCCACCGAAGAAGCCGACGGCTACCAGGTCCCCAAACCCCAGGCGACCGTATAG
- a CDS encoding FAD-dependent oxidoreductase, which produces MSKKYGVYICKGCGIGDALDIEAICDVVEEEALPCKTHDFLCSQQGVDFIKKDIEEEGTNTIVIAACSRRVNYNTFKFDGCIVERVNLREGVVWSHPRDAFPQLTEEEKQDENNFDRVQMMAEDYVRMGMARVEKVKLPEPYLLETMSRKIMVMGGGITGMSAALDAADAGYEVTIVEKEDQLGGNAKKWRKQLPIQPPYENLIPPMVADKVKAVENHPKIDIRTGMVVARIAGQPGDFTVTLKKPGEKIEFDVPYPLPPEMRVDENGKELEHEALLEKYKEYNEGRRDILTLDPNGEKFGAVILAAGWRPYQPKDDEFPHLGWGASPDVVTNHQFEEMAAAGKITRPSDGREAKNVVFVQSPGNGEDADFPYTGVVTSMVALKQAQYVREDYPDARAYIFYQHMRTSGLNENFYKAAQQDSGIFMSKGEITSVEKNGSGLVVSAKDTLLGENIGVNADLVVLATGMLPVTFDDPTVNLAYRQGPGFRDNDLFDKYADSNFICFPYETQRTGIYAAGAVRRALSVEESMEDASGAALKAIQCLECVNRGIAVHPRTGDMTFPDFFFQRCTQCKRCTDECPFGAIDDDEKGTPKPNPTRCRRCGTCMGACPERIISFADYSVDSIGSQVKSIEVPSEDDYDEPPLRILGLVCENDAYPAMDITGLHKKSFSADVRIIPVRCLGSVNVIWIKDALSQGMDGVFLLGCKHGDDYQCHFVKGSELASIRMQKIGDALSSLALEEERVAQYEVAIDDYDRIPEIINGFVEQVEELGPNPFKGF; this is translated from the coding sequence ATGAGTAAAAAATACGGCGTTTATATTTGTAAAGGATGCGGCATCGGCGATGCCCTGGATATAGAGGCGATCTGCGACGTGGTCGAGGAAGAGGCCCTGCCCTGCAAGACCCATGATTTTTTGTGCAGCCAGCAAGGCGTGGATTTTATCAAAAAGGACATTGAAGAAGAGGGCACCAATACGATCGTTATTGCCGCCTGCTCCCGCCGGGTTAATTACAATACCTTTAAATTCGACGGCTGTATTGTCGAGCGGGTCAATCTTCGCGAGGGCGTGGTCTGGTCCCATCCCAGGGATGCGTTTCCCCAGCTCACCGAAGAGGAAAAACAGGACGAAAACAATTTTGATCGCGTGCAGATGATGGCAGAAGACTATGTCCGCATGGGCATGGCCCGGGTGGAAAAGGTCAAGCTGCCCGAACCGTATCTTCTGGAAACCATGAGCCGCAAAATCATGGTTATGGGCGGCGGAATTACGGGCATGAGTGCCGCCCTGGATGCCGCTGATGCGGGATATGAAGTGACCATCGTGGAAAAGGAAGACCAGCTCGGCGGAAACGCCAAAAAGTGGAGAAAACAGCTGCCCATTCAGCCGCCCTACGAAAACCTGATTCCCCCCATGGTGGCCGACAAGGTCAAAGCGGTTGAAAATCATCCCAAAATCGACATCCGCACCGGCATGGTGGTGGCCAGGATTGCGGGACAGCCCGGAGATTTCACGGTTACCCTGAAAAAACCCGGTGAAAAGATCGAGTTTGACGTGCCCTACCCTCTACCCCCGGAAATGCGGGTGGATGAAAACGGCAAGGAACTGGAGCATGAGGCGCTGCTGGAAAAATACAAGGAGTACAACGAAGGCCGCCGCGATATTCTTACCCTGGATCCCAATGGCGAAAAGTTCGGGGCTGTGATCCTGGCAGCCGGATGGCGGCCCTACCAGCCCAAAGATGATGAATTTCCGCATTTGGGATGGGGCGCAAGCCCGGACGTGGTCACCAACCATCAGTTCGAGGAAATGGCGGCAGCCGGCAAGATCACCCGGCCGTCGGACGGCAGGGAAGCCAAAAATGTGGTGTTTGTCCAGAGCCCCGGAAACGGAGAGGATGCAGATTTTCCCTACACCGGGGTGGTCACCAGCATGGTGGCATTAAAGCAGGCCCAGTACGTGCGTGAGGATTATCCTGACGCAAGGGCCTATATTTTCTATCAGCACATGCGTACCTCGGGGTTGAACGAAAATTTTTACAAGGCCGCCCAGCAGGATTCGGGCATTTTTATGAGCAAGGGCGAGATCACATCCGTTGAGAAAAACGGCAGCGGACTGGTCGTATCGGCAAAAGACACGCTCCTTGGGGAAAACATCGGGGTCAACGCAGACCTGGTGGTTCTGGCCACAGGAATGCTGCCGGTGACATTCGACGATCCCACCGTGAACCTGGCCTACCGCCAGGGCCCGGGTTTTCGGGACAATGACCTGTTTGACAAGTACGCGGATTCCAACTTTATCTGTTTTCCCTACGAGACCCAGCGAACCGGTATTTATGCGGCCGGTGCGGTGCGCCGGGCCCTGTCGGTGGAAGAAAGCATGGAAGATGCCAGCGGTGCGGCCCTGAAGGCCATCCAGTGTCTGGAGTGTGTCAACCGGGGTATTGCAGTCCATCCGAGAACCGGGGATATGACATTTCCCGATTTTTTCTTCCAGCGCTGCACCCAGTGCAAGCGGTGTACAGATGAATGTCCGTTTGGCGCCATTGATGACGATGAAAAGGGAACCCCCAAACCCAATCCCACCCGGTGCCGGCGCTGTGGAACCTGCATGGGCGCATGTCCGGAACGGATCATCAGCTTTGCCGACTACAGTGTTGACAGCATCGGCTCGCAGGTCAAATCCATTGAGGTTCCGTCAGAAGACGATTATGACGAACCGCCCCTGCGGATTCTGGGCCTGGTCTGCGAAAATGACGCTTATCCGGCCATGGATATCACGGGCCTGCACAAAAAGTCCTTTTCCGCGGATGTTCGGATTATCCCGGTACGCTGTCTGGGTTCGGTCAACGTGATCTGGATCAAGGATGCCCTTTCCCAGGGCATGGACGGGGTTTTTCTGCTTGGATGCAAGCACGGCGATGATTATCAGTGTCATTTTGTCAAGGGCAGCGAACTTGCCAGCATCCGGATGCAGAAAATCGGCGATGCCCTATCCAGTCTCGCCCTGGAAGAAGAACGCGTGGCCCAGTACGAAGTGGCCATTGATGACTACGACAGGATTCCGGAAATCATCAATGGATTTGTCGAACAGGTCGAAGAGCTGGGGCCGAACCCGTTTAAGGGATTCTAA
- a CDS encoding YifB family Mg chelatase-like AAA ATPase, producing the protein MLSRVITGAVVGINGLLMEVEVDIARGLPAFSTVGLPEAAVRESRERVKAAIVNCGYGFPDDRITVNLAPAHIKKEGTGFDLPIAAGILEASGVIPAGAADSCVLVGELALDGRIKPVNGCLPLVLAAKEAGYRGLVAPYDNRREAAVADGIDVYPVRYLAEVVDFLRQTREISPQQPPASECNTRAASEADFSEVAGQAHVKRALEIAAAGAHNVMMIGPPGSGKTMLAKRFAGIVPAMDFSEAIETTKIFSVAGLLAKDQALVTQRPFRAPHHTISDAGLIGGGGIPRPGEVSLAHNGVLFLDELPEFKKSVLEVLRQPLEDRQVTISRASTSLTYPSDFILVTALNPCPCGYYSDPAHECRCSAAQIARYRNRLSGPLLDRIDMHVEVPAVVYSDLVAEGAGEPSAEIRRRVVAARKLQARRFRKTRIRTNAVMNSRHIRQHCVIDAESQQIIKNAADRLGLSARAYHRILKIARTIADLEPSEGIRPPHILEAIGYRSMDRPV; encoded by the coding sequence GTGTTGTCCAGGGTCATTACCGGTGCAGTCGTGGGAATCAACGGCCTGCTCATGGAGGTGGAGGTTGATATTGCCCGCGGGCTTCCGGCGTTTTCCACTGTGGGTCTTCCCGAGGCCGCGGTCCGGGAAAGCCGGGAGCGGGTCAAAGCCGCTATTGTCAATTGCGGCTACGGGTTTCCCGATGACCGGATCACAGTGAATCTGGCCCCGGCTCATATAAAGAAGGAGGGTACGGGATTTGACCTGCCCATCGCAGCCGGAATTCTCGAGGCTTCGGGAGTGATACCGGCCGGGGCCGCAGATTCCTGCGTGCTGGTGGGTGAGTTGGCTCTGGACGGGCGCATCAAGCCGGTCAACGGTTGCCTTCCTCTGGTGCTTGCCGCAAAAGAGGCCGGGTACAGGGGGCTTGTGGCGCCTTATGACAACCGCCGGGAAGCCGCCGTGGCCGACGGGATCGACGTTTATCCGGTCCGGTATTTGGCTGAGGTGGTTGATTTTCTCCGCCAGACCCGGGAAATTTCTCCCCAGCAGCCGCCTGCATCTGAATGCAACACCCGGGCGGCCTCTGAAGCCGATTTCTCCGAAGTGGCCGGCCAGGCCCATGTTAAAAGAGCACTGGAGATTGCTGCAGCCGGCGCCCATAATGTGATGATGATCGGCCCCCCGGGTTCGGGCAAAACCATGCTGGCCAAAAGATTTGCCGGTATTGTGCCGGCCATGGATTTTTCCGAGGCCATTGAGACCACCAAGATTTTCAGTGTGGCCGGACTGCTGGCAAAGGACCAGGCCCTGGTGACCCAACGGCCCTTTCGCGCCCCCCATCACACCATTTCCGATGCCGGACTGATCGGCGGCGGCGGGATTCCGCGCCCCGGCGAGGTGAGCCTGGCCCATAACGGGGTGCTGTTTTTGGACGAACTGCCGGAATTCAAAAAAAGCGTCCTCGAGGTGCTGCGCCAGCCGCTGGAAGACCGGCAAGTGACCATTTCACGGGCCTCCACATCCCTTACCTACCCTTCGGACTTTATTTTGGTGACGGCCTTGAATCCTTGCCCCTGCGGCTATTATTCGGACCCGGCCCACGAGTGCCGGTGTTCTGCGGCCCAGATTGCAAGATACCGAAATCGGCTGTCCGGACCTTTGCTTGACCGTATTGATATGCATGTGGAGGTGCCGGCGGTGGTCTACAGCGATCTTGTGGCAGAGGGGGCAGGAGAGCCTTCGGCTGAAATCCGCCGGCGGGTTGTAGCGGCAAGAAAGCTTCAGGCCCGGCGGTTTCGAAAAACCCGAATCCGTACCAATGCCGTCATGAACAGCCGCCATATCCGTCAGCACTGCGTTATTGACGCCGAATCCCAGCAAATCATCAAAAACGCGGCAGACCGCCTTGGTCTTTCTGCCCGGGCCTATCACAGGATACTCAAGATTGCCCGCACTATTGCCGATCTGGAGCCATCCGAGGGGATCAGGCCTCCGCATATCCTTGAGGCAATTGGTTACCGGAGCATGGACAGGCCGGTGTAG
- the alr gene encoding alanine racemase: MIPYDVWAEINLAAIAQNIRNLRAGLTNNARLMAVVKANAYGHGAVPVARQAVAAGAGCLAVARLAEALELRYAGLSCPILIFGHTPPEMAGKLMAFDLIQTVYAYADARDLDRRAQADGRTIRVHVKIDTGMGRLGVAGWPDSSRDACGEAAEEVAAICGLSGLRAEGVYTHFATADSPDPAGTRRQLETFLQILSALERRGITFSVRHAANSAAAINLPETHLDMVRPGISIYGCYPSHEAQQSGVHLEPAMSLRARIVHLKRVDSGFRVSYGWTEQTREKTLIATVPIGYADGYDRHFSSRGRMSLRGFPVPVIGRVCMDHTMIDVGAVPDAACGEPVLVFGRDTRGTLAADHLAQALGTIHYEVLSRISARIPRIYKSGLPKGNDI, translated from the coding sequence GTGATCCCTTATGATGTGTGGGCGGAAATCAATCTGGCCGCCATTGCGCAAAATATCCGGAATCTCAGGGCCGGACTGACAAACAACGCCCGTCTGATGGCCGTGGTGAAGGCAAACGCTTACGGCCACGGAGCCGTGCCCGTGGCCCGGCAGGCGGTGGCCGCCGGTGCCGGCTGCCTGGCCGTCGCCCGCCTGGCAGAAGCACTGGAGCTTCGGTATGCGGGCCTTTCCTGTCCGATCCTGATTTTCGGCCACACTCCCCCGGAAATGGCCGGCAAGCTCATGGCCTTTGATCTCATCCAGACGGTATACGCTTATGCCGACGCCAGGGATCTCGACCGGCGGGCGCAGGCCGATGGCAGGACCATCCGGGTGCATGTCAAGATTGATACGGGGATGGGGCGTCTGGGCGTGGCCGGATGGCCGGATTCCTCCCGGGACGCTTGCGGGGAAGCGGCAGAGGAAGTTGCGGCCATCTGCGGTCTGTCCGGTCTGAGGGCTGAAGGGGTTTACACCCATTTTGCCACTGCGGACAGCCCGGATCCGGCCGGAACGCGCAGGCAGCTGGAGACGTTTTTGCAGATTCTGTCGGCCCTGGAGCGACGGGGTATAACCTTTTCAGTGCGCCATGCGGCAAACAGCGCAGCTGCCATCAACCTTCCCGAAACTCATCTGGACATGGTGCGACCGGGCATTAGCATATATGGATGTTATCCGTCCCATGAGGCGCAACAATCCGGGGTTCATTTGGAGCCCGCCATGAGCCTGCGTGCCAGAATCGTTCATCTAAAGAGGGTGGATTCGGGTTTCAGGGTCAGCTACGGGTGGACGGAGCAAACCCGGGAGAAAACCCTCATTGCCACCGTGCCCATCGGGTATGCGGACGGTTATGACCGGCATTTTTCCTCCAGGGGACGAATGTCGCTTCGCGGTTTTCCGGTACCGGTAATCGGCCGGGTATGCATGGACCACACAATGATAGATGTCGGCGCTGTGCCGGATGCGGCCTGCGGTGAGCCCGTTCTGGTCTTCGGCCGGGACACCCGTGGAACGCTTGCCGCGGATCATCTGGCACAAGCGCTGGGGACCATTCATTACGAGGTTTTATCCCGGATTTCCGCCAGAATCCCCAGGATTTACAAATCTGGGTTGCCAAAAGGAAACGATATATAG
- the qmoC gene encoding quinone-interacting membrane-bound oxidoreductase complex subunit QmoC — MADKYLVQPDINFINEIRANGGESLKKCFQCATCSVACPIAPDRKPFPRKEMIAASWGLKDKLLSNPDIWLCHNCGDCSTLCPRGAKPGDVMASLRMMAINEYATPKSVANAVNDRKKLPLLIALPAIVFIVLGLITGLLDFSPGLNKHGEIAHANFFSTWLVDLVFIPLSIWAVAVFALGLKRFIADIHKNALAEGKTDKETIDTKGFLSALVRVIPSILKHSKFSECGENNNRATPHMMVLFSFIGLLIVTGVFFVTLYVFGIHGPYSQLNPIKILANVSGIALIIGAALLIKQRMDKTDEISTYKDWYLLWLVLGLGVTGMLAELTRMADAAFLTYLIYFIHLMLVFHLIAFLPFSKLAHLVYRTVALAYNEYSGREAKKV; from the coding sequence ATGGCGGATAAATACCTGGTTCAACCAGACATTAATTTTATCAATGAGATACGGGCAAACGGGGGGGAGTCGCTGAAAAAGTGCTTTCAATGCGCTACCTGCTCTGTTGCCTGCCCAATAGCCCCGGACCGCAAGCCCTTTCCAAGAAAGGAAATGATTGCCGCGTCCTGGGGGTTGAAGGACAAATTGCTGAGCAACCCGGACATCTGGCTGTGCCATAACTGCGGGGACTGCTCCACCTTGTGCCCGCGCGGGGCCAAGCCGGGCGATGTCATGGCGTCTTTGCGCATGATGGCCATCAATGAATATGCAACACCCAAAAGCGTTGCCAACGCCGTCAATGACCGCAAGAAACTGCCGCTGCTCATTGCCCTGCCGGCGATTGTTTTTATCGTGCTCGGCCTGATCACCGGCTTGCTGGATTTTTCCCCGGGACTAAACAAGCATGGCGAAATCGCCCATGCCAATTTCTTTTCCACCTGGCTGGTGGATTTGGTTTTCATCCCGTTGAGCATCTGGGCCGTGGCGGTGTTTGCCCTGGGCCTGAAGCGCTTCATTGCCGACATTCATAAAAATGCCCTGGCCGAGGGAAAGACGGACAAGGAAACCATTGACACCAAAGGATTTTTGTCTGCCCTGGTGCGGGTGATTCCTTCGATTCTCAAGCACAGCAAATTTTCCGAGTGCGGGGAGAACAACAACCGGGCCACCCCACACATGATGGTGCTGTTTTCCTTTATCGGTCTGCTGATTGTTACAGGCGTCTTTTTTGTCACCCTTTACGTATTTGGCATCCATGGTCCCTATTCCCAGCTCAATCCCATCAAAATCCTGGCCAACGTCAGCGGCATTGCCCTGATTATCGGCGCGGCTCTTTTGATCAAGCAGCGGATGGACAAAACCGATGAGATTTCCACTTACAAGGACTGGTACCTGCTGTGGCTGGTACTGGGCCTGGGTGTGACCGGCATGCTGGCAGAGCTGACCCGGATGGCGGACGCGGCCTTTTTGACTTACCTCATTTATTTCATCCATCTGATGCTGGTATTTCATCTGATCGCGTTTCTGCCCTTCTCCAAGCTGGCCCATCTGGTCTACCGCACCGTGGCCCTGGCGTATAACGAATACTCCGGCAGGGAGGCCAAAAAGGTCTGA